The Pan paniscus chromosome 3, NHGRI_mPanPan1-v2.0_pri, whole genome shotgun sequence genome includes a window with the following:
- the LOC117979879 gene encoding putative cytochrome c oxidase subunit 7A3, mitochondrial: MLWNLLALHQIGQRTISTASHRHFKNKLPEKQKLFQEDDGIPLYLKGGIADALLHRATMILTVGGTAYAIYQLAVASFPNKGVTSIIPAITWFTFIQLSMDQ, from the coding sequence ATGCTGTGGAATCTGCTGGCTCTTCATCAGATTGGGCAGAGGACCATAAGCACTGCTTCCcacaggcattttaaaaataaacttccagagaaacaaaaactgTTCCAGGAGGATGATGGAATTCCACTGTATCTAAAGGGTGGGATAGCTGATGCCCTCCTTCATAGAGCCACCATGATTCTTACAGTTGGTGGAACAGCATATGCCATATATCAGCTGGCTGTGGCTTCATTTCCCAATAAAGGAGTGACTTCAATCATCCCAGCAATCACTTGGTTCACATTCATTCAGCTCTCTATGGACCAGTAA